GGCGTAAAGACCATGCTGGACGATCTGGCGCCGCGCAATCCCAAAGCCTCGGCGGCCGATCCCAGGGCTTTCGTCGATCCCAGCCTGGTCAAGGAATTCGAGGCCTCCGGGTTCATCAAGCAGCTCTACAAGAAATAGCCGAGGATCGACGGACCCGGCGCGCGCTTGCCGGGCGCTCCTTGCCCGTCCGCGGCACGCGTGCTAGCCAGTTAGTCAGCAGTGAGCGGGCGCCGCCGCTCCGCGGTATGGCTTGAACGCAGCCCGGCGGCTGAACGGTGGAGCCGCCTGAACACTTCAGTCGATTGAACGCGCGCGGTCCCTGCGACCGGGATATATGGTCCGCATTCTGAACATCGACGAGCCCATCGAGCAATAAACCCGGAGGATCTATGCAAGTCATTTCTGTTTTGTTCGCGGCCGCCGTCTGCCTGGCGGGCGCCTTTTTCGGCGGACAGGGATCGTCGGAGGCCCAGGAACGGTTGCGAATCGCGTGGGCGGGAGACAGCCCCGCCAACAGCCCGATCTGGGTCGTGCAGGAGAAAGGGCTGCTCAAGAAGCACGGCCTGCACGGCGAGGTGATCCGGATCACCAACAGCCCCACGGCGGTGCAGGCTCTGCTCGCCGGCGAGCTGGACGTGATCGTCACCTCGGTGACGACGCTTGTCAGCTCGCGCCTCGCCGGAGCGGACATCGTCATGATTCTGGGGATGGTCCCCACCTTCGTCGACCACATCATTTCCATTCCCTCCATCGAACGCGTGGAGCAGCTCAAAGGGAGGACGGGCGGCGTCAACCGTCTCGGCAGCACTTCCGATCTCGGGCTTCGGCTCGCGCTGAGGAGGCTCGGCGTGGACCCGGAAAAGGACGTCAAGATCATTACCGCGGGCGGTAATCCGGAAAGGTTCGCCGCGCTGTCCAAAGGAGTCGTGCAGTTTTCGATCATGCCCGAGCCTTTCGTGCGGGAGGCGGAAAAGCTCGGCTTCCGCGACCTGCTGGACATCGGCTCGTTGAAGATCCCCTTCTGGTGGAATGCGGTGCTCACCAAGGAAAGCACGGCCCGGGCCCGCCGGCCCGTCATGCTGCGCTTCGCGCGCGCCATGATCGAGGCGGTCCACTCGATCAAGACCGAAAAGGAAAGCAGCAAGGCGATCTTCAGCAAGAACCTGCGGCTGACCGACCCCGAGGGGCTGGAGCGCGCCTATCGAGCCTACAACGCGGTCTTTCCCGAAAACCTGCTGCCGACGCCGGAGGGCGTGAAGACGTTGCTCGAGGATCTGGCGCCGCGAAATCCCAAGGCCGCGACCGCCGATCCGAAGACGTTCGTCGATCCCAGCCTGATCCGGGAAATCGAGGGGGCGGGCTTCATCAAGCAGCTTTACAGGAGAAATTAATAATAAGGAGCTCGCCGTTCGCAGACATCCGTCGAAAGCGGGCCGGGAGCGGCCGGCCCTGCCGCGCGCGGGATACGCAATGGCGATCGACAGGGAGTGCGAGGGGCGGCCCCAGCGCAGCGGCGACGAAGGGTTGCCGCTTAGAAGGTTCGGAAACGGTTGAGGGGAGGTCCAGATGGCCGACGAAACCGAAGAGCATCCGATGCTCCGCCCGGGACGGGGCAGGCTTCAGGGCAAGGTGGCGCTGATCACGGGCGCCAACAGCGGGATCGGGCGCGCGACGGCGCGTTTGTTCGCAAGAGAGGGCGCCCGCGTGCTTTGCTGCGACATTCAGGAGGAGATCGCGCCACGCGTCGACGAGCTGATCGAGCGCGAGGGCGGCCAGGCCGTGTTCATGCGCGCCGACGTCACGCGGCAGGAGGATTGCGACCGGATGGTCGCCGCGGCGCTG
The sequence above is a segment of the Candidatus Zixiibacteriota bacterium genome. Coding sequences within it:
- a CDS encoding ABC transporter substrate-binding protein, producing MQVISVLFAAAVCLAGAFFGGQGSSEAQERLRIAWAGDSPANSPIWVVQEKGLLKKHGLHGEVIRITNSPTAVQALLAGELDVIVTSVTTLVSSRLAGADIVMILGMVPTFVDHIISIPSIERVEQLKGRTGGVNRLGSTSDLGLRLALRRLGVDPEKDVKIITAGGNPERFAALSKGVVQFSIMPEPFVREAEKLGFRDLLDIGSLKIPFWWNAVLTKESTARARRPVMLRFARAMIEAVHSIKTEKESSKAIFSKNLRLTDPEGLERAYRAYNAVFPENLLPTPEGVKTLLEDLAPRNPKAATADPKTFVDPSLIREIEGAGFIKQLYRRN